In the genome of Actinomycetota bacterium, one region contains:
- a CDS encoding DUF1015 domain-containing protein: MVDVYPLKALRFSERFKKEIPDLISPPYDIISDSQKEELKKLNANNIVKLILPEKKDDRSSYENASDLLNEMLEENILEHDIQESFYIFEEHFYDEGTWKSFKSFIGLNKIEEYDSSKVLRHEYTLSKPKEDRLNLLRHTNTNFGLIYTLYDDADNEIQKILDEGTLSEPLYDFKAKYDPNLRFRIWRLSEKDKLKRIRELMKNKKILIADGHHRYETSRLFMHEIYEKRNKKDLNTPPVSFETTDQTIFPEEAVLTLFVNYNQENIKILPTHRMIKFKEKFNLNNYLEKIEKYFFLEEYSRVFKSKPSFTNEPVLIKNLTDFMNDKKNEKKHSFCLIDSKQKIFFITLKKEICELYPDLDESDYDFENLDVRILHRLLIDEILNDNDADTIHYTHTFNDLVSKVVSADTEYDLGIILNAPEISDVQKISAKGKLMPQKSTYFYPKPCSGLIMYKMDL, from the coding sequence ATGGTTGACGTCTATCCTTTAAAAGCTTTACGTTTTTCAGAAAGATTTAAAAAAGAAATCCCGGATCTTATTTCTCCGCCTTATGACATAATATCGGATTCTCAGAAAGAAGAACTTAAAAAATTAAATGCCAACAACATTGTAAAGCTAATACTTCCGGAAAAAAAAGATGATCGCAGCAGCTATGAAAATGCTTCGGATTTACTGAATGAGATGCTGGAAGAAAATATCCTTGAACATGATATTCAGGAATCATTTTATATTTTTGAGGAACATTTTTATGATGAGGGAACCTGGAAAAGTTTTAAATCATTTATCGGTCTTAACAAAATAGAGGAATATGATTCTTCAAAAGTGCTTAGGCATGAATATACATTATCCAAACCCAAAGAGGACAGACTTAATTTGCTGAGACACACAAATACAAACTTCGGACTAATTTATACTCTCTATGATGATGCTGATAATGAAATCCAGAAAATCCTGGATGAAGGCACTCTTTCAGAACCACTGTATGACTTTAAGGCAAAATATGATCCGAATTTAAGATTCAGGATATGGAGATTGTCAGAAAAAGATAAGCTGAAAAGAATTAGGGAACTGATGAAAAATAAAAAGATACTTATAGCTGACGGACATCACAGATATGAAACTTCCAGGCTTTTTATGCATGAGATTTACGAAAAAAGAAATAAAAAAGATCTGAATACCCCACCGGTATCTTTTGAAACAACAGATCAGACAATTTTTCCTGAGGAAGCTGTACTTACCTTATTTGTTAATTATAACCAGGAAAACATAAAAATTCTTCCTACCCACAGAATGATTAAATTTAAGGAAAAATTCAATTTAAATAATTACCTTGAAAAGATTGAAAAGTATTTTTTCCTGGAAGAATACAGCCGGGTTTTTAAATCCAAGCCGTCTTTTACAAATGAGCCGGTTCTTATAAAAAATCTTACAGATTTCATGAATGATAAAAAAAATGAAAAAAAACACTCATTCTGCCTCATTGACTCAAAACAGAAAATATTCTTTATAACTTTAAAAAAAGAAATATGTGAATTATATCCTGATCTTGATGAGTCAGATTATGATTTTGAAAATCTGGATGTAAGAATACTCCACAGGCTGCTGATTGATGAGATTTTAAATGACAATGATGCTGACACCATACATTATACCCATACCTTTAATGATCTGGTATCAAAGGTGGTCTCTGCAGACACTGAATATGATCTGGGTATTATACTGAATGCTCCGGAAATAAGTGATGTCCAGAAAATATCCGCCAAAGGAAAACTCATGCCGCAGAAATCCACATATTTTTATCCAAAACCCTGCAGCGGCCTTATAATGTATAAAATGGATCTGTAA
- a CDS encoding NAD(P)H-dependent oxidoreductase subunit E, whose translation MPESNIVKDSVKKHGRKRENLMAVLQEVVKQESFLSEERLIEIAKEFDLSSAEVYGVATFYSFLPVKTMGENVIKVCRTIVCDMKGKDAVLDAIKDKLNIVPGQTSADGKFSLMAVNCIGQCSDAPAMLINDKPYVNLTYENVVKIIDEYQS comes from the coding sequence ATGCCTGAAAGTAATATTGTCAAGGACTCTGTAAAAAAACATGGGAGGAAAAGAGAAAATCTCATGGCTGTTTTACAGGAAGTTGTAAAGCAGGAAAGCTTTCTTTCAGAAGAAAGACTGATAGAAATTGCAAAAGAATTTGACCTGTCTTCAGCGGAAGTATACGGAGTAGCGACCTTTTATTCATTTTTGCCTGTAAAAACCATGGGTGAAAATGTTATAAAAGTCTGTCGGACAATTGTCTGCGACATGAAAGGCAAGGATGCTGTTCTGGATGCCATAAAGGACAAACTGAATATAGTGCCGGGACAGACCAGTGCTGACGGAAAGTTTAGTCTGATGGCTGTAAACTGCATTGGGCAGTGCAGCGATGCGCCTGCAATGCTAATTAATGATAAGCCGTATGTAAACCTGACATATGAAAATGTTGTAAAAATAATTGATGA
- a CDS encoding phosphoenolpyruvate carboxykinase (GTP): MNIKHNKLSLWIDEMAKMCRPDNIVLIDGSDSQKKALEKEALGTGELIELNQKILPGCVLHRTAVNDVARTENLTFICTSLKEDAGPTNNWMSPEEGYSRAAAIFKDSMIGRTMYVIPFSMGPVGSPFSKIGVELTDSIYVVLNMLIMTRAGNDVLESLGTDGEFTKCLHGKAERDINKRLILHFPEDNAIWSVGSGYGGNVLLGKKCLALRIASFMGRQEGWMAEHMLILGIEKPSGETNYIAAAFPSACGKTNLAMLIPPEGLKKKGYKIWTVGDDISWMRIKEDGSLWAINPESGFFGVAPGTNSKSNPNAVATIQKNTIYTNVLLKKDGTVWWEGADGPVPEEGIDWTGQPWKPGMTDAEGKIKKGANPNSRFTAPIKQCPSVSARFDDPEGVPISAIIFGGRRATVAPLVYQSFDWQHGVFLGSIMASEVTAAQYGAQGVVRRDPMAMLPFCGYNMADYFRHWLEIGENLKNKPKIFHVNWFKINEKNEFLWPGFGDNLRILEWIIERSKEKIDARKTPIGFIPFEEDIDLTGLDIDKKSLDELFDIDKEEWKKEAADIEEFYKKFGNRLPAQLNEELNSLKERLG; this comes from the coding sequence ATGAATATAAAACATAATAAGCTAAGTCTTTGGATAGATGAAATGGCAAAGATGTGCAGACCGGATAATATTGTCCTGATAGACGGCTCAGATTCACAAAAGAAAGCACTTGAAAAGGAGGCGCTTGGTACTGGTGAGCTTATAGAGCTAAATCAGAAAATACTTCCGGGGTGTGTTCTTCACAGAACGGCTGTAAATGATGTTGCAAGAACTGAAAATCTCACTTTTATATGCACATCTTTAAAGGAAGATGCAGGTCCGACAAATAATTGGATGAGCCCTGAAGAGGGATACAGCAGGGCGGCAGCAATATTTAAAGACTCAATGATAGGCAGAACAATGTATGTAATTCCATTTTCGATGGGGCCGGTGGGGTCTCCTTTCAGTAAAATCGGAGTTGAGCTTACAGACAGCATCTATGTTGTTCTGAATATGCTTATTATGACCAGAGCAGGCAATGATGTCCTTGAATCACTTGGAACTGATGGAGAGTTTACCAAATGTCTTCATGGAAAAGCGGAAAGAGATATCAATAAAAGATTAATACTTCATTTTCCTGAAGATAATGCGATATGGAGTGTTGGTTCAGGATATGGGGGAAATGTTCTTCTTGGCAAGAAATGCCTTGCGCTCAGGATTGCAAGCTTTATGGGGAGACAGGAAGGCTGGATGGCCGAGCACATGCTTATACTGGGGATAGAGAAACCCTCAGGTGAGACTAATTATATCGCTGCAGCTTTTCCAAGCGCATGTGGCAAAACCAATCTGGCCATGCTTATTCCACCGGAAGGATTAAAGAAAAAAGGATATAAGATCTGGACAGTCGGGGATGATATCTCATGGATGAGGATAAAGGAGGACGGTTCCTTGTGGGCAATAAATCCTGAATCCGGATTTTTTGGGGTTGCACCCGGGACGAACAGCAAAAGCAATCCGAATGCAGTTGCAACAATACAGAAAAATACAATATATACAAACGTGCTGCTGAAAAAAGATGGCACTGTCTGGTGGGAAGGTGCAGACGGACCGGTTCCTGAAGAGGGTATTGACTGGACAGGTCAGCCATGGAAACCCGGCATGACTGATGCCGAGGGTAAAATAAAAAAAGGCGCAAACCCCAACAGCAGATTCACGGCACCCATCAAACAATGTCCGAGTGTGTCAGCTCGTTTTGACGATCCTGAAGGTGTTCCGATAAGTGCAATTATTTTTGGCGGAAGACGGGCAACCGTAGCACCGCTGGTTTATCAGTCATTTGACTGGCAGCATGGCGTATTTCTGGGATCAATAATGGCGTCTGAAGTAACAGCTGCCCAGTATGGAGCACAGGGAGTGGTCAGAAGGGATCCAATGGCGATGCTTCCTTTCTGCGGGTACAATATGGCGGATTATTTCAGGCACTGGCTTGAAATAGGAGAAAATTTAAAGAACAAGCCGAAGATATTTCATGTAAACTGGTTTAAAATTAATGAAAAGAATGAATTTTTATGGCCCGGTTTCGGTGATAATCTCAGAATACTTGAATGGATAATAGAAAGAAGCAAAGAAAAAATTGATGCAAGAAAGACTCCCATCGGTTTTATTCCTTTTGAAGAAGATATTGATTTGACAGGTCTTGATATTGATAAAAAATCACTGGACGAACTTTTTGATATAGACAAAGAGGAATGGAAAAAAGAGGCGGCAGATATTGAAGAATTTTATAAAAAATTCGGGAACAGGCTGCCTGCTCAACTTAATGAAGAGCTAAACTCTTTAAAGGAACGGCTGGGATAA